In one Miscanthus floridulus cultivar M001 unplaced genomic scaffold, ASM1932011v1 os_2329_1_2, whole genome shotgun sequence genomic region, the following are encoded:
- the LOC136534824 gene encoding classical arabinogalactan protein 9-like: MPPMPYVPSAALILRLVFMVYYHARRIGVPFDNDNIRDSLLNALRNLLGEERGGAREGPARRRRRGHHGASAPVAPTQAAVIVPASWSSGHGVAPYHPPWPNMAPGSSDWVPVALAAMPPVAGPSSSTGAGPSSSAPAASPPPATGSATAAATPLANGTATAATLSPTTPRPCATLAARRSTAPLRLFSREAGEILDPALQAPPPPPPSTPPAVNIANQAVSPTMRPTWISVPHGPSARAQASPRANGRVPALENGHASPRANGGGGASSSLGGHAPPSA; encoded by the coding sequence ATGCCACCAATGCCCTACGTACCTTCTGCAGCACTCATTCTGCGCCTCGTCTTCATGGTGTACTACCACGCGCGCCGCATTGGAGTCCCCTTCGACAACGACAACATCCGTGATTCCCTCCTCAACGCCCTGCGCAACCTCCTTGGGGAGGAACGTGGGGGAGCCAGGGAGGGCCCTGCTCGTCGCCGACGCCGTGGTCATCACGGAGCATCTGCTCCCGTGGCGCCAACCCAAGCAGCGGTTATAGTCCCTGCGTCCTGGAGTTCGGGCCATGGCGTGGCTCCATACCACCCACCATGGCCGAACATGGCGCCGGGATCCTCCGACTGGGTACCAGTTGCGCTCGCCGCCATGCCACCAGTCGCCGGACCTTCTTCCTCGACCGGTGCGGGCCCATCGTCTTCGGCTCCGGCGGCTTCACCTCCACCGGCGACAGGGTCGGCTACTGCAGCTGCGACCCCGTTGGCCAACGGAACCGCCACAGCCGCGACTCTGTCTCCGACGACGCCACGGCCTTGTGCGACCCTCGCTGCGCGTAGGTCCACGGCACCGCTCCGACTCTTCTCTAGGGAGGCCGGCGAGATCCTAGATCCGGCCCTAcaggctcctcctccaccacctccgtCCACTCCTCCGGCAGTGAACATCGCCAACCAGGCGGTGAGCCCGACCATGCGTCCGACCTGGATCTCTGTGCCGCATGGCCCATCCGCACGCGCGCAGGCGAGTCCTCGCGCGAACGGACGCGTCCCGGCGCTGGAGAACGGGCACGCTAGTCCACGCGCGAACGGCGGTGGTGGCGCTTCCTCCTCCTTGGGGGGGCATGCCCCTCCTTCCGCTTGA